One Phaseolus vulgaris cultivar G19833 chromosome 11, P. vulgaris v2.0, whole genome shotgun sequence genomic window carries:
- the LOC137829885 gene encoding phosphatidylinositol 4-phosphate 5-kinase 6-like isoform X1 yields MSKELTGFVKAWEAAVRKSAGPKKRANSIFTPMSVAHVDDDDDARNVGDLSVSQVEKILPNGDFYTGQWLESGPHGQGKYLWTDGCMYFGEWQKGAIMGKGRFSWPSGATYEGDFKNGYMDGKGTYIGSSGDTYKGIWVMELRHGQGTQSYPNGDFYDGEWRKGLQNGHGRYQWKNGNHYIGQWRNGLFYGNGTMMWSNGNRYDGCWEEGLPRGNGTFRWGDGSFYVGVWSRDPKEQSGTYYPSGSCVGHLEWDPQELFSVDLAECSVCACEKVAIYPSQKILNILEGDKMTRKGTDLNGRTRWMSGDARVSNYSSEDGSYSSHDGSRTSHGDNSVPRVPHMRLKAPKKQGETISKGHKNYDLMLNLQLGIRHAVGRPAPSTSLDLKSSAFDPKEKVWTKFPPEGSKHTPPHPSCEFRWKDYCPVVFRALRKLFKVDPADYMISLCGNDALRELSSPGKSGSFFYLTNDDRYMIKTMKKSEVKVFLRMLPGYYKHVRAFENTLVTKFFGLHCVKLTGTAQKKVRFVIMGNLFCSQYAIHRRFDLKGSTFGRTTDKPESEIEPTTTLKDLDLNYIFRLRKSWFQEFSRQVNKDCDFLEQERIMDYSMLVGLHFRGMSCSDNVTPPSGYSPGTTTPTGNGNMDDGAPRLSGVDVDRLVVDPSRWIQLGINMPARAESTVRKSCDTPQLVGQPTGELYEIIIFFGIIDILQDYDISKKLEHAYKSFQYDATTISAVDPRLYSRRFRDFIFRVFVED; encoded by the exons ATGAGCAAAGAGCTTACTGGCTTTGTGAAGGCTTGGGAAGCAGCAGTTAGGAAATCAGCAGGTCCAAAGAAGAGGGCAAACAGCATCTTCACACCAATGTCTGTTGCCcatgttgatgatgatgatgatgctaGGAATGTTGGTGATCTTTCTGTTTCACAGGTTGAGAAGATTCTCCCCAATGGTGACTTCTACACAGGGCAGTGGCTGGAGAGTGGTCCTCATGGCCAGGGAAAGTATCTGTGGACAGATGGATGCATGTATTTTGGGGAATGGCAGAAGGGTGCAATCATGGGGAAAGGGAGGTTCAGCTGGCCTAGTGGTGCCACCTATGAGGGTGATTTCAAGAATGGTTATATGGATGGGAAGGGCACTTACATAGGGTCTTCTGGGGACACCTATAAGGGTATTTGGGTGATGGAGTTGAGACATGGCCAGGGGACTCAGAGTTACCCCAATGGGGACTTCTATGATGGGGAGTGGAGGAAGGGATTGCAGAATGGGCATGGTAGGTACCAGTGGAAGAATGGGAACCATTACATTGGACAGTGGAGGAATGGTTTGTTCTATGGGAATGGCACCATGATGTGGAGCAATGGGAATAGGTATGATGGTTGTTGGGAGGAGGGGTTGCCTAGGGGGAATGGCACATTCAGGTGGGGTGATGGGAGTTTCTATGTTGGGGTCTGGAGTAGGGATCCAAAAGAGCAAAGTGGAACATATTACCCTTCTGGCTCTTGTGTTGGCCATTTGGAGTGGGATCCTCAGGAGCTGTTCTCTGTGGACTTGGCAGAGTGCAGTGTTTGTGCTTGTGAGAAGGTGGCAATTTACCCTTCACAGAAGATTTTGAACATTTTGGAGGGGGATAAGATGACTAGGAAGGGAACTGATCTGAATGGGAGGACAAGGTGGATGTCAGGGGATGCAAGGGTCAGTAATTACAGTTCTGAAGATGGTTCTTATTCCTCCCATGACGGTTCAAGGACTTCTCATGGTGATAATTCTGTTCCAAGAGTGCCACATATGAGGTTGAAGGCTCCAAAGAAACAGGGAGAAACTATTTCCAAAGGTCATAAAAACTATGACCTCATGCTTAATCTGCAGCTTGGTATCAG ACATGCTGTTGGAAGACCTGCTCCAAGTACATCTCTTGACTTGAAGTCTTCTGCATTTGATCCAAAAGAAAAAGTATGGACTAAATTTCCACCTGAAGGATCCAAGCACACTCCACCTCATCCCTCATGTGAGTTTAGATGGAAAGACTACTGCCCTGTAGTGTTCAG GGCTCTTAGAAAATTGTTCAAAGTAGATCCTGCTGATTACATGATATCATTATGTGGAAATGATGCTCTTCGGGAGCTCTCATCTCCTGGAAAAAgtggaagttttttttatttgaccaATGATGACCGCTACATGATAAAGACCATGAAGAAATCAGAAGTAAAA GTTTTTTTGAGAATGCTTCCTGGTTACTACAAACATGTTCGGGCTTTTGAGAACACTCTAGTCACCAAGTTCTTTGGTCTCCACTGTGTTAAGCTAACAGGAACTGCACAGAAGAAG GTTCGATTTGTCATCATGGGGAATCTTTTCTGCTCACAATATGCCATCCATAGGCGCTTCGACTTGAAAGGTTCCACATTCGGTCGCACAACGGACAAACCCGAGTCAGAAATAGAGCCTACAACAACACTTAAGGACCTTgatttgaattatatatttcGGTTGCGGAAGTCTTGGTTTCAGGAATTTTCCAG GCAAGTGAACAAGGACTGTGACTTTCTGGAACAGGAGAGGATCATGGATTACAGTATGTTGGTAGGTCTTCACTTTCGAGGAATGTCTTGTAGTGACAATGTTACTCCTCCTTCTGGATACAGTCCAGGCACTACAACCCCAACTG GCAACGGTAACATGGATGATGGAGCGCCCCGTCTTTCTGGAGTGGATGTGGATCGTCTTGTAGTAGATCCTAGTCG GTGGATTCAGCTAGGTATAAACATGCCGGCGCGGGCTGAATCGACGGTGCGAAAGAGTTGCGACACTCCCCAGTTGGTCGGACAACCAACCGGTGAGTTATACGAGATCATAATCTTTTTCGGCATCATTGACATCTTACAAGACTATGACATTAGTAAAAAGCTTGAGCATGCTTACAAATCATTCCAATATGATGCAACAACAATCTCTGCGGTTGATCCAAGACTGTACTCTAGACGGTTTCGTGATTTCATCTTCAGAGTTTTTGTAGAGGACTAA
- the LOC137838834 gene encoding protein LATERAL ROOT PRIMORDIUM 1-like: MNMLGLRDLVFIAPTASQLHHHQHQHQHQHHHPISAEHHPNLPLPSPASLSVGLGIFPLLTVPHTNDVHDQAQDCANNTTTNHNTNYWNLKMCGVSEVNSTRKGVEDEGRSNKHVMETEESGEFRVCQDCGNRAKRDCSYKRCRTCCKGRGFDCNTHVKSTWVPASLRRSGGNSGSDANGDGDGDGDGGASKRLRTIGSSKNAAATSLSSTSNATPSKSFSLDTSSCQQDAGFKQSLPRHVRAPAVFRCHRVSAIGSGEDEIAYLATVHISGHVFKGFLYDHGADARNDVPSISELQLGNNGSGKSNNNRECSSAIGVPTTAYPASVC, encoded by the exons ATGAACATGTTAGGCCTTAGAGACTTAGTTTTCATAGCTCCAACTGCTTCTCAACttcaccaccatcaacaccaacaccaacaccaacaccaccaCCCCATTTCAGCAGAACACCATCCCAACCTTCCCCTGCCTTCTCCAGCATCTCTCAGTGTTGGCCTTGGCATTTTTCCTCTCCTAACAGTTCCACACACCAATGATGTTCATGATCAGGCTCAAGACTGTGCCAACAACACCACCACCAACCACAACACCAACTATTGGAACCTCAAGATGTGTGGTGTCTCAGAAGTGAATTCCACAAGAAAAGGTGTTGAAGATGAGGGGAGGAGTAACAAGCATGTGATGGAGACTGAGGAAAGTGGTGAGTTTAGGGTGTGTCAGGATTGTGGCAATAGGGCCAAGAGGGATTGCAGCTATAAAAGGTGCAGAACTTGTTGCAAAGGTCGTGGCTTTGATTGCAACACTCACGTGAAGAGCACATGGGTCCCAGCCTCTCTGAGACGCAGTGGTGGTAATAGTGGTAGTGATGCTAACGGTGATGGAGATGGAGATGGTGATGGTGGTGCTTCTAAGAGGCTAAGAACAATAGGGTCATCCAAGAATGCTGCAGCTACTTCTCTTAGTTCCACTTCCAATGCTACCCCATCAAAGAGCTTTAGCTTAGACACCAGCTCTTGTCAACAAG ATGCTGGATTCAAGCAATCTTTGCCACGGCATGTGCGTGCACCTGCTGTGTTCAGGTGCCATAGAGTGTCTGCTATTGGGAGTGGTGAAGATGAGATTGCATACTTGGCCACAGTGCATATCAGTGGCCATGTGTTCAAGGGGTTTCTGTATGATCATGGTGCTGATGCCAGAAATGATGTGCCTAGTATCTCTGAACTGCAACTGGGAAACAATGGAAGTGGAAAGAGTAATAATAATAGGGAATGTTCTTCTGCAATTGGGGTTCCAACCACTGCTTACCCTGCTTCTGTTTGCTGA
- the LOC137829885 gene encoding phosphatidylinositol 4-phosphate 5-kinase 6-like isoform X2: MSKELTGFVKAWEAAVRKSAGPKKRANSIFTPMSVAHVDDDDDARNVGDLSVSQVEKILPNGDFYTGQWLESGPHGQGKYLWTDGCMYFGEWQKGAIMGKGRFSWPSGATYEGDFKNGYMDGKGTYIGSSGDTYKGIWVMELRHGQGTQSYPNGDFYDGEWRKGLQNGHGRYQWKNGNHYIGQWRNGLFYGNGTMMWSNGNRYDGCWEEGLPRGNGTFRWGDGSFYVGVWSRDPKEQSGTYYPSGSCVGHLEWDPQELFSVDLAECSVCACEKVAIYPSQKILNILEGDKMTRKGTDLNGRTRWMSGDARVSNYSSEDGSYSSHDGSRTSHGDNSVPRVPHMRLKAPKKQGETISKGHKNYDLMLNLQLGIRHAVGRPAPSTSLDLKSSAFDPKEKVWTKFPPEGSKHTPPHPSCEFRWKDYCPVVFRALRKLFKVDPADYMISLCGNDALRELSSPGKSGSFFYLTNDDRYMIKTMKKSEVKVFLRMLPGYYKHVRAFENTLVTKFFGLHCVKLTGTAQKKVRFVIMGNLFCSQYAIHRRFDLKGSTFGRTTDKPESEIEPTTTLKDLDLNYIFRLRKSWFQEFSRQVNKDCDFLEQERIMDYSMLATVTWMMERPVFLEWMWIVL; encoded by the exons ATGAGCAAAGAGCTTACTGGCTTTGTGAAGGCTTGGGAAGCAGCAGTTAGGAAATCAGCAGGTCCAAAGAAGAGGGCAAACAGCATCTTCACACCAATGTCTGTTGCCcatgttgatgatgatgatgatgctaGGAATGTTGGTGATCTTTCTGTTTCACAGGTTGAGAAGATTCTCCCCAATGGTGACTTCTACACAGGGCAGTGGCTGGAGAGTGGTCCTCATGGCCAGGGAAAGTATCTGTGGACAGATGGATGCATGTATTTTGGGGAATGGCAGAAGGGTGCAATCATGGGGAAAGGGAGGTTCAGCTGGCCTAGTGGTGCCACCTATGAGGGTGATTTCAAGAATGGTTATATGGATGGGAAGGGCACTTACATAGGGTCTTCTGGGGACACCTATAAGGGTATTTGGGTGATGGAGTTGAGACATGGCCAGGGGACTCAGAGTTACCCCAATGGGGACTTCTATGATGGGGAGTGGAGGAAGGGATTGCAGAATGGGCATGGTAGGTACCAGTGGAAGAATGGGAACCATTACATTGGACAGTGGAGGAATGGTTTGTTCTATGGGAATGGCACCATGATGTGGAGCAATGGGAATAGGTATGATGGTTGTTGGGAGGAGGGGTTGCCTAGGGGGAATGGCACATTCAGGTGGGGTGATGGGAGTTTCTATGTTGGGGTCTGGAGTAGGGATCCAAAAGAGCAAAGTGGAACATATTACCCTTCTGGCTCTTGTGTTGGCCATTTGGAGTGGGATCCTCAGGAGCTGTTCTCTGTGGACTTGGCAGAGTGCAGTGTTTGTGCTTGTGAGAAGGTGGCAATTTACCCTTCACAGAAGATTTTGAACATTTTGGAGGGGGATAAGATGACTAGGAAGGGAACTGATCTGAATGGGAGGACAAGGTGGATGTCAGGGGATGCAAGGGTCAGTAATTACAGTTCTGAAGATGGTTCTTATTCCTCCCATGACGGTTCAAGGACTTCTCATGGTGATAATTCTGTTCCAAGAGTGCCACATATGAGGTTGAAGGCTCCAAAGAAACAGGGAGAAACTATTTCCAAAGGTCATAAAAACTATGACCTCATGCTTAATCTGCAGCTTGGTATCAG ACATGCTGTTGGAAGACCTGCTCCAAGTACATCTCTTGACTTGAAGTCTTCTGCATTTGATCCAAAAGAAAAAGTATGGACTAAATTTCCACCTGAAGGATCCAAGCACACTCCACCTCATCCCTCATGTGAGTTTAGATGGAAAGACTACTGCCCTGTAGTGTTCAG GGCTCTTAGAAAATTGTTCAAAGTAGATCCTGCTGATTACATGATATCATTATGTGGAAATGATGCTCTTCGGGAGCTCTCATCTCCTGGAAAAAgtggaagttttttttatttgaccaATGATGACCGCTACATGATAAAGACCATGAAGAAATCAGAAGTAAAA GTTTTTTTGAGAATGCTTCCTGGTTACTACAAACATGTTCGGGCTTTTGAGAACACTCTAGTCACCAAGTTCTTTGGTCTCCACTGTGTTAAGCTAACAGGAACTGCACAGAAGAAG GTTCGATTTGTCATCATGGGGAATCTTTTCTGCTCACAATATGCCATCCATAGGCGCTTCGACTTGAAAGGTTCCACATTCGGTCGCACAACGGACAAACCCGAGTCAGAAATAGAGCCTACAACAACACTTAAGGACCTTgatttgaattatatatttcGGTTGCGGAAGTCTTGGTTTCAGGAATTTTCCAG GCAAGTGAACAAGGACTGTGACTTTCTGGAACAGGAGAGGATCATGGATTACAGTATGTTG GCAACGGTAACATGGATGATGGAGCGCCCCGTCTTTCTGGAGTGGATGTGGATCGTCTTGTAG